Within the Catalinimonas niigatensis genome, the region TCAGTACACGAAAAGGAAATATAAGTATATGGTTAAAGATAAACGAAGAAGCTACAGGAAAAACGGAAAGAATATCATGAAGAAAAGAAAAAGAATAAGATTGGCTATTTAGCATATTTTACTCTTCCACAGGTTAGCAAGATTTGATAATATAGAACATCAATAAAATCTAGTATTAACTTGATACAAAATTTATTAACTTAAAGCTGAAATCACATTTCTCAATTGTTAGTTTATTTTTTTATGGTTTTTGAAAAATTATTTTTAGCCTCTTTTTATATGGGATGCGTCCTGTGTTTTTCTTCAGCGGTCCATGCGCAGTCTATAAGCTATACTGATATGGTGGTAAATCATATGACCAAAAGGATAAAAAGTGGTAAAGATGAGTATGGTAGTAAAAACACAAAGAATACAAAAAATAGTAATCCGATACTGTGATAAGAAAATAATTTCAAGTTGTACAGGTCGGTAAAAAAATAGTTAAAAAATAAAAATTTGATCGTAATTTAGATTTCTTATGTTAAAAAATTAACACATTTGATGATTTTTTGCATATTTCATAAATTAGGGATTCTTCGGGAATTTGCTCAAAATAATAAAAGGGATATCAATAACCAAAGAATTTACAACTACTTTGTACTGAAGGTAAAGGATATTTGATGAACTCATCCACAAGAGATTTTGCTTAGAGCATGGGAGCGTTTATTGAAAGTGCGTTTGCGTTTATTTGTAAAAACAACTGGCACTCAGAAAAGGAGGACTCAAAAGAGTATTATTTCATAGAAAAACAACTTTATGAAAAAAAATCCCCACCTGATGCATACGAATCCTCAACAATTGGGGAAAAAATTTCCCTTCATCCATAGTATTACATTCCTTTTAGCCCATTTTAGGCGTTGGCAAGATGCTTGTCTTTATAGTATTAGATTTTTTAAACTAAGCGTATTATAATTTTTTAGTCTTTATTTTTTAAACTTTTGGGGCGAAACACTATAAGGTTTGCTATTTAGCAAACCTATTTTTTTGCTTAGTCAGTTTTCGTATAGCGTCAAAATCAAATAATTTCTGATTCTAATCATAAGTTATCTCATTTTATCTTTTCTGATAAAGTCGTAATATCATGACATACTCAGAGATTTTGATTTTAAATCCGTCATGAGCCATGAGTTTATTTTCCACCCGCCTCACCACAAGAACTTTTTGGCTTACCATTTTGCTACTTCATTTTCCTGAGAAATAGATCGCCAGGTATACAAACTTTAGGTATATTACCTTTTTGAAAAGTTAATACTTTTATGAAAAGCAGCTTTTATATCCTTTATACTACCATAGTTTTGGTTCTTATGCTCTTCAGTTGTTCGGAAGAACAAGCGGAAAGAAAACCCAACATCCTTTTTGCCATCAGCGATGATCAGTCATTTCTGCATACCAGCTTTGCGGGCAGAAGCTGGGTGCAGACCCCAGCTTTTGACCAGGTAGCCAAAAACGGAATCTACTTTACCAACTGCTATGCAGGCTCTCCGGGATGCGCCCCTTCCCGCAGTTCTATCGTCACCGGACGTTATCACTGGCAGAATGAACAGTCAGGACAACATGCCTCCGGCTGGCTCAAAAAATATGTGCCTTTTATAGATATGCTGGCTGTCAATGGCTATCATACCGGGCGCACCGGTAAAGGTGTAGGTCCATTCCAATATGGAGAAGATCCGTTGAGAGCTGAGGATGCTGCCGGTAAAGCCTACAATGAAATAAGGTATGAGGAGGGTAGTACTGAAGACGAAAGATTTGCCAGTGGAATCAACAGTACAAACTATTTTGCCAACTTTCAGCTGTTTATGGAAGAGAGGAATGAAGATGAGCCTTTCTTCTTCTGGTATGGTGCTACCGAGCCTCATCGGGATTATGAGCTGGATTCATGGAAGCGTCATGGCAAATCACTGGCAGATGTAGAAGTACCTGAATTTCTGCCGGATAATGATACGGTGAGAGGCGACCTGCTGGACTATGCCATAGAAATTGAATGGTTTGACCTCCACCTCATGCGTATGATAGAACACTTGGAAGAAATAGGCGAGCTGGAAAATACCATCATCATCGTCACTGCCGACAACGGGATGCCCTTTCCCCGGGCCAAAGCCAATGCCTATGAATATGGCGTACACGTGCCGCTGGCCATCAGCTATCCTAAAGGTTTCCCCACAGGCAGAACTGTGGATGACCCGATCAGCTTTGTAGATCTTGCCCCTACTATTCTGGAACTTA harbors:
- a CDS encoding sulfatase family protein translates to MKSSFYILYTTIVLVLMLFSCSEEQAERKPNILFAISDDQSFLHTSFAGRSWVQTPAFDQVAKNGIYFTNCYAGSPGCAPSRSSIVTGRYHWQNEQSGQHASGWLKKYVPFIDMLAVNGYHTGRTGKGVGPFQYGEDPLRAEDAAGKAYNEIRYEEGSTEDERFASGINSTNYFANFQLFMEERNEDEPFFFWYGATEPHRDYELDSWKRHGKSLADVEVPEFLPDNDTVRGDLLDYAIEIEWFDLHLMRMIEHLEEIGELENTIIIVTADNGMPFPRAKANAYEYGVHVPLAISYPKGFPTGRTVDDPISFVDLAPTILELTQTSEEGMLPIFGKSIANILESEKEGIVDESKNYVLAGRERHSASRYMNAGYPQRVMRQGRFLYIWNMKPERWPAGAPQRLVGGTPLPDSSGAVYPMYGIDSAGVHHSDWAFTDIDACPTKSLIVEHYDEEGLKKYFEWAVGKRPEYELFDIEKDPECLTNLAQDPEFSGIKDQMDALMVQDLRLTEDPRIVGPNKEIFDTYKRYSPMREFPKPDWAL